A genome region from Marasmius oreades isolate 03SP1 chromosome 5, whole genome shotgun sequence includes the following:
- a CDS encoding uncharacterized protein (antiSMASH:Cluster_5.3), which produces MVSWPSRHVSNSIRLDLLVRSPSLYEDIYYTAFPDDRITHKILVYSTFIAETVQTVMITYDAFQNFAFGFGKVDGLVAFIVQSYFAYRIHLLSGSKVIAGLVLLMALAQVSGAIATGVVAKSVGVFSKIREPCFIPALFWLGGSAACDVTIAIAMTYVLSRRFDDVFHETRDLLKRVIRLTMETGSLTAAFAAIDLILFLAFPTQDYHITPALALSKLYSNSLLVVFNSRVQIQGGRGSSFEASRGNVTGFGSGGMVSARGPSTNIGMGVRCDVEESVWADPIPLNNVNLAKRQSGSSARVLDKKYLSIRPDQLDSPK; this is translated from the exons ATGGTGTCCTGGCCGTCCAGACATGTCAGTAATTCGATACGATTGGATCTTCTGGTTCGCTCACCTTCACTCTATGAAGACATTTACTACACTGCCTTCCCGGACGACAGAATCACACACAAGATTCTCGTTTACTCGACGTTTATCGCAGAGACCGTTCAAACGGTTATGATAACCTATGATGCATTCCAGAACTTCGCGTTTGGGTTCGGCAAAGTGG ATGGGCTAG TGGCGTTCATCGTGCAGTCGTATTTCGCGTACAGGATCCATCTCTTGTCGGGATCAAAAGTAATCGCCGGGTTGGTCCTACTT ATGGCATTGGCACAAGTTTCCGGAGCGATCGCGACAGGGGTGGTAGCGAAATCGGTGGGCGTGTTCTCCAAAATTCGAGAACCTTGCTTTATTCCTGCTCTA TTTTGGCTGGGTGGAAGTGCAGCTTGCGACGTGACGATAGCAATAGCTATGACCTATGTG CTTTCTCGACGGTTTGATGACGTCTTTCATGAGACTCGGGATCTGTTGAAGCGCGTTATACGGCTGACGATGGAAACCGGTAGCCTGACTG CTGCATTTGCCGCTATCGACCTGATTCTCTTCCTCGCCTTCCCAACACAAGACTACCACATCACTCCTGCCCTTGCCCTTTCAAAGCTCTATTCGAACTCTCTCCTCGTCGTGTTCAACAGCCGAGTACAGATTCAAGGAGGACGCGGCTCTAGTTTCGAAGCGTCCAGAGGGAACGTCACTGGTTTTGGGAGTGGGGGTATGGTCTCGGCTCGGGGACCGTCAACAAACATCGGGATGGGTGTAAGATGTGATGTCGAAGAGTCAGTTTGGGCGGATCCTATTCCGTTGAATAAT GTCAATTTAGCCAAACGTCAATCTGGCTCCTCTGCCCGGGTATTGGATAAGAAATACCTCAGTATCAGGCCTGATCAACTTGACTCGCCGAAGTGA
- a CDS encoding uncharacterized protein (antiSMASH:Cluster_5.3), which yields MLFNLADTHSDIQFTLRNPKTPGSGSIIKISLIQPKQTRLLDASWTVCNQTLIDYDALGTTPDIARLAQSDRASDSYAGI from the exons ATGTTATTCAACCTCGCAGACACTCACTCCGATATCCAGTTCACTTTGCGCAACCCCAAAACCCCTGGATCTGGCTCCATCATTAAGATTTCTCTGATCCAGCC GAAACAAACCCGACTACTGGATGCATCCTGGACTGTTTGCAATCAAACGCTTATCGATTATGATGCTTTGGGAACAACCCCCGATATTGCCCGCCTAGCTCAATCGGATAGAGCGTCAGACTCTTATGCGGGCATCTGA
- a CDS encoding uncharacterized protein (antiSMASH:Cluster_5.3), protein MFFSTKAFALIVASLTVATQASPTPEAAAEAQIGPTHIGDATFYTPGLGSCGRTNNANELVAAVASPVFDTFPGHTANPNNNPICGKTAVVTFGGKSVTVTIVDRCPGCGSGGIDLSPAAFQKLAPLSQGRLSGTKWTVQ, encoded by the exons ATGTTCTTCTCAACCAAAGCTTTCGCTCTCATCGTCGCTTCTTTGACTGTTGCCACCCAAGCATCTCCCACTCCTGAAGCAGCTGCTGAAGCCCAAATTGGACCAACCCATATCGGTGATG CCACTTTCTACACTCCTGGTTTGGGTTCTTGTGGACGCACCAACAACGCCAACGAACTGGTTGCCGCCGTCGCCTCTCCTGTATTTGACACCTTTCCTGGTCACACAGCCAATCCCAACAA CAACCCGATCTGCGGAAAGACGGCCGTAGTTACTTTTGGAGGCAAGTCGGTCACTGTGACGATTGTTGACCGTTGCCCGGGATGCGGTAGTGGTGGAATTGATCTTTCGCCAGCCGCGTTCCAGAAGCTGGCGCCTTTGAGCCAGGGACGACTTTCCGGCACCAAGTGGACTGTCCAGTAA